The nucleotide window GACCAGCAGCGGTATAATTTTCAATTTGGTGGGCAGTTATTTTTTGAGATTAAGAACGGCAAAATTGTCGGCATGCTCAAAGATGTGGCGTATCAGGCAAACACACAAGAATTTTGGAATTCATGTGTTGCAATTTGCGATGAGCGTGATTATCGTCTGGGCGGTGCCTTCAATGATGGCAAAGGTCAACCGCCGCAGAGCAACGCTGTCTCGCATGGTTCTTCCACCGTACTTATTAAAAATGTGAATGTGATTAACACCGCGCGCAACATTTAAGCTATCGTGTCAACGTGATTCAGCAACAAGCATGGCAGCACCGAAGACGCCCGCACTATCGCCAAGTGCGGGCTTCAAAATTTTAGTATCCAAGCGATGATTGAACACGTATTTTTTCAATTCAGCGACACCATCCGTATAGAGTGCGCTGATATTACCGACACCGCCGCCGAGCACGACAGCGTCAGGGTCTAAGATGTTAATCACGCTGGCAAGCGCTCGTCCAAAGTAATGGCAAAGTCGTTTTACTGTGGCAGTAGCGTGTGTGTCGGTGCTACTTTCATGCAAGGCAACAATGTCAGGCAACTTTAATGCTCGACCACTTTGCTTGGCATAAAATTTTTCCAAAGCAGGTCCAGAGATGAAAC belongs to [Chlorobium] sp. 445 and includes:
- a CDS encoding TldD protein → DQQRYNFQFGGQLFFEIKNGKIVGMLKDVAYQANTQEFWNSCVAICDERDYRLGGAFNDGKGQPPQSNAVSHGSSTVLIKNVNVINTARNI